In a single window of the Phocoena phocoena chromosome 14, mPhoPho1.1, whole genome shotgun sequence genome:
- the ZNF512 gene encoding zinc finger protein 512 isoform X2, giving the protein MKMRRIKPAATSHVEGSGGVSAKGKRKPRQEEDEDYREFPQKKHKLYGSLEEQWYLEIVDKGSVSCPTCQAVGRKTIEGLKKHMENCKQEMFTCHHCGKQLRSLAGMKYHVMANHNSLPILKAGDEIDEPSERERLRTVLKRLGKLRCMRESCSSSFTSIMGYLYHVRKCGKGAAELEKMTLKCHHCGKPYRSKAGLAYHLRSEHGPISFFAESGQPECLKDMSLEPKSGGRVQRRSAKIAVYHLQELASAELAKEWPKRKVLQDLVPDDRKLKYTRPGLPTFSQEVLHKWKSDIKKYHRIQCPNQGCEAVYSSVSGLKAHLGSCTLGTFVAGKYKCLLCQKEFVSESGVKYHINSVHAEDWFVVNPTTTKSFEKLMKIKQRQQEEEKRRQQHRSRRSLRRRQQPGIELPETELSLRVGKDQRRSHEELLVATSCKEPEQEPVPTQFQKVKPPKTNHKRGKK; this is encoded by the exons ATGAAGATGAGAAGGATCAAGCCAGCTGCTACTTCCCATGTTGAAG GGTCAGGTGGAGTATcagccaaaggaaaaaggaaacccAGGCAGGAAGAAGATGAAGACTATCGAGAATTTCCTCAGAAGAAGCATAAGCTTTATG GCAGTTTAGAGGAGCAGTGGTACTTAGAAATTGTGGATAAAGGCAGTGTCTCCTGTCCTACCTGCCAGGCAGTGGGGAGAAAGACCATAGAGGGCTTAAAGAAACACATGGAAAACTGCAAACAG GAAATGTTCACTTGTCATCATTGTGGGAAACAACTCCGTTCACTGGCAGGGATGAAGTATCATGTCATGGCAAATCATAATAGTTTG CCCATCTTGAAGGCTGGAGATGAAATAGATGAGCCAAGTGAGAGGGAACGTCTCCGAACAGTTCTCAAGAGACTGGGAAAGCTGAGGTGCATGCGTGAG AGTTGCTCTAGTAGCTTCACCAGCATCATGGGATATCTGTATCATGTCAGAAAATGTGGCAAAGGGGCTGCAGAGCTGGAGAAGATGACCCTGAAATGTCACCACTGTGGAAAGCCATATAGATCGAAAGCTGGACTTGCGTATCATCTGAGGTCAGAGCATGGGCCT ATATCCTTCTTTGCAGAGTCAGGACAGCCAGAGTGCTTGAAGGACATGAGCTTGGAGCCAAAGAGTGGGGGCCGAGTTCAGAGGCGTTCTGCCAAGATAGCTGTATACCACCTGCAGGAGCTGGCCTCTGCTGAACTGGCCAAGGAGTGGCCTAAGAGAAAGGTGCTTCAGGATCTGGTACCTGATGATCGGAAG TTAAAATATACTCGTCCTGGGCTACCGACCTTCAGCCAGGAAGTACTACACAAATGGAAGTCAGATATCAAGAAGTATCATCGCATTCAGTGTCCTAACCAG ggcTGTGAGGCTGTCTACAGTAGTGTATCTGGCCTTAAAGCTCACCTGGGCTCTTGTACATTG GGAACCTTTGTGGCTGGAAAATACAAGTGTCTTCTATGTCAAAAAGAATTTGTGTCAGAGAGTGGTGTCAAGTATCACATCAACTCTGTCCACGCTGAG GATTGGTTTGTTGTAAACCCAACAACGACCAAAAGCTTTGAGAAGCTGATGAAGATAAAACAGCGAcagcaagaagaagaaaagcgGAGGCAGCAGCACAGGAGCCGAAGGTCTCTAAGAAGGCGGCAGCAGCCTGGCATTGAGCTTCCTGAGACAGAGCTGAGTCTTAGAGTAGGGAAGGATCAGAGGAGGAGTCATGAGGAACTGCTCGTGGCAACGTCTTGTAAAGAACCAGAGCAGGAGCCAGTGCCAACACAGTTCCAGAAAGTCAAGCCCCCAAAGACGAATCATAAACGAGGAAAGAAATAG
- the ZNF512 gene encoding zinc finger protein 512 isoform X1, translated as MSSRLGAVPATPGPTSFKQQRSTRIVGAKNSRTQCSIKDNSFQYTIPHDDSLSGSSSASSCELVSDFPASFRKSACCMKMRRIKPAATSHVEGSGGVSAKGKRKPRQEEDEDYREFPQKKHKLYGRKQRPKTQPNPKAQARRIRKEPPAYAAGSLEEQWYLEIVDKGSVSCPTCQAVGRKTIEGLKKHMENCKQEMFTCHHCGKQLRSLAGMKYHVMANHNSLPILKAGDEIDEPSERERLRTVLKRLGKLRCMRESCSSSFTSIMGYLYHVRKCGKGAAELEKMTLKCHHCGKPYRSKAGLAYHLRSEHGPISFFAESGQPECLKDMSLEPKSGGRVQRRSAKIAVYHLQELASAELAKEWPKRKVLQDLVPDDRKLKYTRPGLPTFSQEVLHKWKSDIKKYHRIQCPNQGCEAVYSSVSGLKAHLGSCTLGTFVAGKYKCLLCQKEFVSESGVKYHINSVHAEDWFVVNPTTTKSFEKLMKIKQRQQEEEKRRQQHRSRRSLRRRQQPGIELPETELSLRVGKDQRRSHEELLVATSCKEPEQEPVPTQFQKVKPPKTNHKRGKK; from the exons TAGCAGGACCCAATGCTCCATAAAGGATAATAGTTTCCAGTACACTATCCCTCATGATGACTCCTTAAGCGGCTCATCATCTGCTTCTTCGTGTGAACTGGTGAGTGATTTTCCAGCCTCCTTCCGAAAGTCTGCCTGCTGCATGAAGATGAGAAGGATCAAGCCAGCTGCTACTTCCCATGTTGAAG GGTCAGGTGGAGTATcagccaaaggaaaaaggaaacccAGGCAGGAAGAAGATGAAGACTATCGAGAATTTCCTCAGAAGAAGCATAAGCTTTATG GGAGGAAGCAACGGCCTAAAACTCAGCCTAATCCCAAAGCCCAGGCTCGTCGTATTCGGAAGGAACCACCAGCTTATGCAGCAG GCAGTTTAGAGGAGCAGTGGTACTTAGAAATTGTGGATAAAGGCAGTGTCTCCTGTCCTACCTGCCAGGCAGTGGGGAGAAAGACCATAGAGGGCTTAAAGAAACACATGGAAAACTGCAAACAG GAAATGTTCACTTGTCATCATTGTGGGAAACAACTCCGTTCACTGGCAGGGATGAAGTATCATGTCATGGCAAATCATAATAGTTTG CCCATCTTGAAGGCTGGAGATGAAATAGATGAGCCAAGTGAGAGGGAACGTCTCCGAACAGTTCTCAAGAGACTGGGAAAGCTGAGGTGCATGCGTGAG AGTTGCTCTAGTAGCTTCACCAGCATCATGGGATATCTGTATCATGTCAGAAAATGTGGCAAAGGGGCTGCAGAGCTGGAGAAGATGACCCTGAAATGTCACCACTGTGGAAAGCCATATAGATCGAAAGCTGGACTTGCGTATCATCTGAGGTCAGAGCATGGGCCT ATATCCTTCTTTGCAGAGTCAGGACAGCCAGAGTGCTTGAAGGACATGAGCTTGGAGCCAAAGAGTGGGGGCCGAGTTCAGAGGCGTTCTGCCAAGATAGCTGTATACCACCTGCAGGAGCTGGCCTCTGCTGAACTGGCCAAGGAGTGGCCTAAGAGAAAGGTGCTTCAGGATCTGGTACCTGATGATCGGAAG TTAAAATATACTCGTCCTGGGCTACCGACCTTCAGCCAGGAAGTACTACACAAATGGAAGTCAGATATCAAGAAGTATCATCGCATTCAGTGTCCTAACCAG ggcTGTGAGGCTGTCTACAGTAGTGTATCTGGCCTTAAAGCTCACCTGGGCTCTTGTACATTG GGAACCTTTGTGGCTGGAAAATACAAGTGTCTTCTATGTCAAAAAGAATTTGTGTCAGAGAGTGGTGTCAAGTATCACATCAACTCTGTCCACGCTGAG GATTGGTTTGTTGTAAACCCAACAACGACCAAAAGCTTTGAGAAGCTGATGAAGATAAAACAGCGAcagcaagaagaagaaaagcgGAGGCAGCAGCACAGGAGCCGAAGGTCTCTAAGAAGGCGGCAGCAGCCTGGCATTGAGCTTCCTGAGACAGAGCTGAGTCTTAGAGTAGGGAAGGATCAGAGGAGGAGTCATGAGGAACTGCTCGTGGCAACGTCTTGTAAAGAACCAGAGCAGGAGCCAGTGCCAACACAGTTCCAGAAAGTCAAGCCCCCAAAGACGAATCATAAACGAGGAAAGAAATAG
- the CCDC121 gene encoding coiled-coil domain-containing protein 121 gives MMKLDKQIKETQTRLEPLVEETRQLLAENVRVEEENQFFLEYLTKQTKESRQRTEKLWNYYLQQSGQIEQRSQELTSKYAEKNSALKTELLQKEKILSNLNKQLEAMRDVSIVKEKQEREIQTLQQEIKKTHAETAAKKQAMLVQFFQDKALLEAQLSELDARQLGKRPTKELNSKNKALERAAKQYTAEFHSSIDRQHQQLQKELPQLIQKCHKLEATHSRLKKKQQQLQQEQWYLECLSRGRQRLQERRNPCPKGQGAPKTTLNPALGTKSRTHPK, from the coding sequence ATGATGAAGCTAGACAAGCAAATCAAAGAAACTCAAACCCGACTAGAACCGTTAGTGGAAGAAACCAGGCAGCTGCTGGCGGAAAACGTACGTGTCGAGGAGGAAAACCAGTTCTTTCTGGAATACCTGACCAAGCAAACAAAGGAGTCTAGACAGCGAACCGAGAAGCTGTGGAACTACTATTTACAACAAAGTGGGCAGATtgaacaaaggagccaagaattaACCTCCAAATATGCGGAAAAAAATTCAGCGCTTAAAACAGAGCTCttgcagaaagaaaagatcctaTCCAATTTGAATAAGCAGTTGGAGGCAATGAGGGACGTTTCGATAGTAAAGGAGAAACAGGAGAGAGAAATTCAGACACTACAGCAGGAGATAAAGAAAACCCACGCTGAGACAGCTGCAAAGAAACAGGCCATGCTGGTCCAGTTCTTCCAGGATAAAGCATTACTGGAGGCACAACTGAGTGAGCTAGATGCAAGGCAGTTGGGAAAGAGACCAACAAAGGAGCTGAACAGCAAGAACAAGGCCTTGGAGAGGGCAGCAAAGCAGTACACTGCCGAGTTCCACAGTAGCATCGACAGACAGCACCAGCAGTTACAGAAGGAACTACCACAGCTAATTCAGAAATGCCATAAGTTGGAGGCTACTCACAGCCgtttaaaaaagaagcagcagcagctgcagcaggagCAGTGGTACCTAGAGTGCTTAAGCCGGGGGAGGCAACGGCTGCAAGAAAGGCGTAATCCGTGCCCAAAAGGACAAGGTGCTCCAAAGACCACACTGAACCCTGCCCTAGGCACCAAATCAAGGACGCATCCAAAGTAA